The following proteins are encoded in a genomic region of Pirellulales bacterium:
- a CDS encoding HU family DNA-binding protein: MAKAAASEKAMSKSEVLASLAESTGLTKKQVGAVVEGLGELMVKSLGKKGPGKFVVPGLMRVKVVRKPATKARKGINPFTGEETMFKAKPARNVVKISPLKGLKDRV, from the coding sequence ATGGCCAAAGCTGCCGCGAGTGAGAAGGCAATGAGCAAGTCCGAGGTCCTGGCCTCTCTGGCCGAATCGACCGGGCTGACCAAGAAGCAGGTCGGCGCCGTCGTCGAGGGCCTGGGCGAACTGATGGTGAAGAGCCTGGGCAAGAAGGGCCCCGGCAAGTTTGTCGTGCCCGGCCTGATGCGCGTGAAGGTGGTGCGCAAGCCCGCCACGAAGGCCCGCAAGGGCATCAACCCGTTCACGGGCGAAGAAACCATGTTCAAGGCCAAGCCGGCCCGCAACGTGGTGAAGATCAGCCCGCTGAAGGGCCTGAAGGATCGCGTCTAA